The following proteins are co-located in the Brevibacillus laterosporus DSM 25 genome:
- the fliM gene encoding flagellar motor switch protein FliM, with amino-acid sequence MAEVLSQSEIDALLAALSSGEMDANELKKEDAEKKIKVYDFKRALRFSKDQIRGLTRIHENYARLLTTYFSAQLRTFVQINVASVDQLPYDEFIRSIPKMTILNIFEAPPLEGRMVMEVNPNIAYAMLDRLLGGQGMIPDKMGALTEIETTVMERVFSKALDSFHEAWKQIIELDPYLEVLEMNPQFMQIVSPNEIVAVISFSTKIGDTTGMINLCLPHVVLEPIMPKLSGQYWFSTQRRQRDEAERQLLEDQVKTAKLPICAELGTSTITVREFLQLTQGDVIQLDQTIDNRLHIKVGDCLKFYGQPGTLKGKVAVQIDEVIEEGEENYE; translated from the coding sequence ATGGCCGAGGTACTTTCACAAAGTGAGATAGACGCGTTATTAGCTGCTCTTTCCTCTGGAGAAATGGATGCTAATGAACTAAAAAAAGAAGACGCTGAGAAAAAAATCAAGGTATACGATTTTAAACGAGCGCTTCGCTTCTCTAAGGATCAGATCCGTGGACTGACGCGAATTCACGAGAATTATGCCAGACTCTTAACTACCTATTTTTCAGCGCAGCTTCGGACCTTCGTGCAAATTAATGTCGCCTCTGTTGACCAGTTGCCATACGACGAATTTATCCGATCTATACCGAAAATGACCATCCTAAATATCTTTGAGGCACCGCCTTTAGAAGGTAGAATGGTAATGGAAGTAAATCCAAATATCGCTTATGCGATGTTGGATCGATTATTGGGCGGTCAAGGAATGATCCCTGATAAAATGGGAGCATTGACCGAGATTGAAACGACCGTAATGGAACGCGTCTTCAGCAAGGCGCTAGATAGTTTTCACGAAGCTTGGAAGCAAATTATTGAATTAGATCCATATTTGGAAGTTCTGGAAATGAATCCGCAATTTATGCAGATTGTTTCACCTAATGAAATTGTTGCTGTTATTTCCTTTAGCACCAAGATTGGTGATACGACAGGCATGATTAATCTTTGCTTGCCGCACGTGGTATTAGAACCGATCATGCCAAAATTATCTGGGCAATACTGGTTCTCAACACAGCGACGACAACGAGATGAAGCAGAAAGACAGCTTTTAGAAGATCAAGTCAAAACTGCTAAATTGCCGATTTGTGCGGAACTAGGAACAAGCACCATCACCGTACGAGAATTTTTACAACTAACACAAGGTGATGTCATTCAATTGGACCAAACCATCGATAACAGATTACATATCAAAGTGGGCGATTGCCTAAAATTCTACGGGCAGCCAGGTACATTAAAAGGTAAGGTAGCTGTACAAATCGATGAAGTGATAGAGGAGGGGGAGGAAAACTATGAGTAG
- a CDS encoding flagellar basal body-associated FliL family protein, with protein MFQNKLVNMALIILIAITLLGVAAFFMYMYTFAPSKPANGAEVVKALNADEMKEYSVDTEDITTNLLTNNFVVVRFSITADGKNGKAELEKRLPQVKQVIIKSLAGLTPEDLKGTEGINKLEAKVLNDVNTIMQDGRIILVSTTNLKKT; from the coding sequence ATGTTTCAAAATAAATTAGTAAATATGGCACTTATTATTTTAATTGCTATCACTCTGTTAGGTGTGGCAGCATTCTTTATGTACATGTACACGTTTGCTCCATCGAAACCAGCTAATGGAGCTGAGGTAGTTAAGGCATTAAATGCAGATGAAATGAAGGAATACTCGGTAGATACCGAAGACATTACCACCAATCTTTTAACCAATAACTTTGTGGTGGTACGCTTTAGCATTACAGCAGATGGTAAAAATGGTAAAGCTGAACTAGAAAAAAGATTGCCGCAAGTAAAGCAGGTCATCATTAAAAGCTTGGCTGGATTGACTCCAGAAGATTTAAAAGGAACGGAAGGCATTAACAAGCTTGAGGCCAAAGTTCTAAATGATGTTAATACAATTATGCAAGATGGTAGAATCATTCTCGTTAGCACGACTAACCTAAAAAAGACATAA
- a CDS encoding flagellar FlbD family protein: MIRLTRFNGNTFYLNAVHIEVVEATPDTIITLTTGKKYLVKETVEDIILQMKQFYQESYLAKTLEQPSESS; the protein is encoded by the coding sequence ATGATTCGCTTGACCCGGTTTAACGGAAATACATTTTATTTAAACGCGGTTCATATTGAAGTAGTAGAAGCAACACCAGATACCATTATTACCTTAACCACTGGGAAGAAGTATCTGGTCAAAGAGACAGTCGAAGACATCATTCTTCAAATGAAGCAGTTTTATCAGGAATCGTATTTGGCAAAGACGCTTGAGCAACCAAGTGAATCTAGCTAA
- the flgG gene encoding flagellar basal body rod protein FlgG has product MIRSMYSGVSGMKGFQTKLDVIGNNIANVNTVGFKKSRVMFQDILSQKVGSESGTSETRGSVNPMQVGLGSKVASIDVVHSVGSPQTTGLSSDLSIEGDGFFVVSDGEDTRYLTRAGEFVRDVEGELVNPQGLRLLDADGAPIKIDRETYVSYSIGADGRVIGVTKDQQVEEIATIGIAVVSNPGGLEKIGGSLYQTTVASGNTGNEITNPTEANSKVISGQLEMSNVDLSEEFTEMIVAQRGFQANSRIITTSDSVLEELVNLKR; this is encoded by the coding sequence ATGATTCGTTCGATGTATTCCGGTGTATCCGGCATGAAGGGTTTTCAAACAAAATTAGATGTAATTGGTAATAATATTGCCAACGTGAATACGGTTGGTTTTAAGAAAAGCCGTGTAATGTTCCAGGATATTTTGAGCCAAAAGGTTGGTAGTGAATCAGGAACTTCCGAAACAAGAGGAAGTGTTAACCCGATGCAAGTAGGGTTGGGAAGTAAAGTAGCTTCTATCGATGTGGTTCATTCTGTGGGGAGTCCTCAAACGACAGGGCTTTCATCTGATTTATCTATTGAAGGTGATGGATTTTTTGTAGTATCGGATGGCGAAGATACTAGATATTTAACACGTGCTGGTGAATTTGTACGTGATGTTGAAGGGGAGCTTGTTAATCCACAGGGACTTCGATTATTAGATGCTGATGGTGCACCTATTAAGATTGACAGAGAAACCTACGTTTCGTATTCAATTGGGGCGGATGGTAGAGTCATAGGAGTTACTAAAGACCAACAAGTTGAGGAAATTGCTACAATTGGGATAGCAGTTGTATCCAATCCAGGTGGATTGGAAAAGATAGGTGGTTCCCTGTATCAAACAACCGTAGCTTCAGGAAATACAGGAAATGAAATAACCAATCCAACCGAAGCGAATAGCAAAGTCATCTCCGGTCAACTTGAAATGTCTAACGTAGACCTTAGTGAAGAGTTCACTGAAATGATTGTTGCACAGCGTGGGTTCCAAGCAAATTCACGTATCATTACAACTTCCGATAGTGTTTTGGAAGAACTGGTGAACCTAAAACGATAG
- a CDS encoding TIGR02530 family flagellar biosynthesis protein, with the protein MNHHIRVGSTYYPSRLSTPKQTGASQPTTKPFDQWLSDSLTTQQSSSPKALSFSQHAVQRMRESGIELQPEDMQRLESGFQKARDKGARESLILMDNVAYVVSISNHKVITAMDESRMKENVFTNIDSAVFV; encoded by the coding sequence TTGAACCATCACATACGTGTAGGAAGCACCTATTATCCTTCGCGGCTCTCCACTCCTAAGCAGACGGGGGCTTCGCAACCAACGACTAAGCCGTTTGATCAATGGCTTTCTGATTCCTTAACGACCCAGCAGAGCTCCTCTCCAAAAGCTCTCTCCTTTAGTCAACATGCTGTACAGCGGATGCGAGAGAGTGGAATCGAGTTGCAACCAGAAGATATGCAACGGCTGGAGAGTGGATTTCAAAAGGCGAGGGACAAAGGAGCACGAGAGTCCCTAATCTTAATGGATAATGTCGCCTATGTCGTAAGCATCTCTAATCACAAGGTAATTACGGCTATGGATGAAAGTCGAATGAAGGAAAATGTATTTACCAATATTGACAGTGCAGTCTTTGTATAA
- a CDS encoding flagellar hook-length control protein FliK — MNIGNMQTVTPMGTGTTGATPALNGGQASVAGQEQGVFSLQLGLAVGAFTNMAEVEFPGLSEEDASALGDLMAMLQQLLGTNQQMLLPQEQQISNGDGQAEEASGGKLPIITLTTAEGKQTLLQALTAQGMSTEDANKLTDLLQKLPTMTPDQAKGDYQKLLETVQKTLGQMGISLQKDGVLEEQQSVMVTPQLKKQLTPTTANRVEVSNQISTQMQPVRVHHALSQYGQEAGIQVKSFQSTLQEAIAPVAMNPETADVDSTTQLQVENISTTPVQKQAGTASEMKSFPVRAEQMPQQVTDIFVRQLKVGTLQGVTEAKLILYPQELGKVDVRISSHNGVITAHFIADSKHGKDMLDQQMAQLRTAFAQQGIQVDKLEVSQQNNSTPFSFDQGKENGGQQAREQSQDQGAQNEQAEASFDSVLEGERESNTRLGASRVDLNA, encoded by the coding sequence ATGAATATTGGAAACATGCAAACTGTAACGCCTATGGGAACTGGTACGACAGGAGCTACTCCTGCATTAAATGGAGGACAAGCTTCTGTAGCCGGCCAAGAACAAGGAGTTTTTTCTTTGCAATTAGGCCTAGCGGTTGGAGCCTTTACTAACATGGCTGAAGTGGAATTTCCTGGTCTTTCTGAAGAAGATGCAAGTGCATTAGGAGACCTTATGGCGATGCTTCAGCAGTTGCTAGGAACCAATCAACAGATGCTCTTGCCACAAGAACAGCAAATCAGCAATGGGGATGGACAAGCTGAAGAAGCTTCTGGAGGCAAGCTTCCAATCATCACACTTACAACGGCTGAGGGAAAACAAACCTTACTTCAAGCTTTGACAGCTCAAGGAATGTCTACGGAAGATGCTAACAAATTAACTGATTTGTTGCAGAAACTACCGACGATGACACCTGATCAGGCAAAAGGAGATTATCAAAAATTGCTTGAAACTGTGCAAAAAACGTTGGGACAAATGGGGATTTCTTTACAAAAGGATGGGGTTCTTGAAGAGCAACAATCCGTAATGGTTACTCCTCAATTGAAAAAGCAGTTGACTCCTACTACAGCTAATCGAGTAGAGGTTTCAAATCAAATTTCTACCCAAATGCAACCGGTTCGCGTTCATCATGCATTGAGCCAATATGGACAGGAAGCGGGCATTCAGGTGAAATCGTTCCAATCTACATTACAGGAAGCGATCGCACCAGTAGCTATGAATCCGGAGACAGCTGATGTCGACTCGACAACTCAACTCCAAGTGGAGAACATTTCAACTACTCCGGTACAAAAACAAGCAGGAACAGCATCAGAAATGAAAAGCTTCCCTGTTCGAGCAGAACAAATGCCACAACAGGTTACGGATATATTTGTCCGTCAGCTGAAAGTGGGTACACTCCAAGGGGTTACGGAAGCGAAACTAATCTTGTATCCACAGGAGCTTGGTAAAGTTGATGTGCGCATTAGCTCACACAATGGTGTGATAACCGCTCACTTTATTGCAGACTCCAAGCACGGTAAAGACATGCTGGATCAACAAATGGCTCAACTCAGAACCGCTTTTGCCCAACAGGGAATACAAGTGGATAAGTTGGAAGTAAGCCAACAAAATAATTCCACTCCATTCTCTTTTGATCAGGGCAAGGAGAATGGCGGTCAGCAGGCTCGTGAGCAATCTCAGGATCAAGGTGCACAGAACGAGCAAGCAGAGGCTTCCTTTGACAGTGTTCTCGAAGGTGAACGTGAAAGCAATACAAGGCTGGGAGCATCTCGCGTAGACCTGAACGCATAA
- a CDS encoding MotE family protein gives MEEEIQEEREYNRLEWLLYIIVIPALFASLLAGILASLLGYNVVGSVKDWLNSVPYVEKLIPDDAPTSQTVEDNKTEPAKAQVNEEATKSKQAAEQLQKEVSQKDTTIAALQKQIVNLQKTTEENRIKEEERQKQFQDLAKIYSSMSAKNAAAIVGNLSKEEAVVVLSKMKTDEQAQLLAKMDPKKAADISILLKDNQISKDDDIAALQQRVQILTKALSETRESSKIDAERLNKSFESMNTGDASKILISLYKINTERALSVLGQVSDNKRGELLGEISKSNPELAARLTNALPR, from the coding sequence ATGGAAGAGGAAATCCAGGAGGAACGCGAGTATAACAGGCTAGAGTGGCTCTTATACATCATTGTTATTCCTGCCTTATTTGCTAGTTTGTTAGCTGGAATCTTGGCAAGCCTCCTTGGCTACAATGTCGTGGGAAGCGTAAAAGATTGGCTAAATAGCGTTCCATATGTAGAAAAGCTAATACCAGACGATGCACCAACTAGTCAAACGGTAGAGGATAACAAAACAGAACCAGCAAAGGCTCAGGTAAATGAGGAAGCAACGAAAAGTAAACAGGCCGCTGAACAATTGCAAAAAGAAGTAAGTCAAAAAGATACCACGATTGCGGCTTTGCAAAAACAAATTGTTAATTTACAAAAAACAACTGAAGAAAACCGCATAAAAGAGGAAGAAAGACAAAAGCAGTTTCAGGATTTAGCTAAGATCTATAGTTCTATGTCGGCTAAAAATGCTGCTGCGATCGTAGGGAACCTTAGCAAGGAAGAAGCCGTTGTTGTTCTTTCAAAGATGAAAACGGACGAACAGGCTCAGCTGTTGGCGAAGATGGACCCGAAGAAGGCTGCGGATATTTCTATCCTACTTAAGGATAATCAAATTTCAAAAGATGATGACATCGCTGCACTACAACAGCGGGTCCAAATTTTAACGAAAGCCTTAAGTGAAACTAGAGAATCAAGCAAAATAGATGCAGAGAGATTAAATAAAAGCTTTGAGTCAATGAATACAGGAGATGCATCTAAAATTTTAATCTCATTGTATAAAATCAATACAGAACGCGCTTTAAGTGTACTGGGACAAGTATCTGACAATAAACGGGGCGAGTTATTAGGTGAAATTAGCAAGTCAAACCCCGAATTAGCAGCGCGCTTAACGAATGCGTTGCCTCGATGA
- the fliJ gene encoding flagellar export protein FliJ, whose translation MKPFRFHMQKVLDLKEKETEQAQWAFGRSVQQKQQEEQKLYRLVDKRNDMSDSLVDMQHDACSASDLLAVTRFQQVVDRQIATQKRRIIGCDKEIERCKEKLHFHLQESKLWSTLRDKAQTKYIEWQNQVEQKEMDEIGTNRFRRQLKQG comes from the coding sequence GTGAAGCCTTTTCGCTTTCATATGCAAAAAGTACTTGATTTAAAGGAAAAAGAAACAGAACAAGCACAATGGGCATTTGGTCGATCGGTACAACAAAAGCAACAAGAAGAGCAAAAGCTATACCGACTTGTTGATAAGCGAAATGATATGTCCGATTCGCTTGTGGATATGCAACATGATGCATGCAGCGCATCAGATTTATTAGCCGTTACGAGATTTCAGCAGGTAGTAGACCGCCAGATTGCCACGCAAAAGCGTCGCATTATTGGTTGTGATAAAGAAATCGAACGATGCAAGGAAAAATTGCATTTCCATTTGCAAGAATCCAAGCTATGGTCAACCCTGCGTGATAAAGCTCAAACCAAGTATATAGAATGGCAAAACCAGGTAGAACAAAAAGAAATGGATGAGATCGGTACGAATCGATTCCGCCGACAATTGAAGCAGGGGTGA
- the fliI gene encoding flagellar protein export ATPase FliI, producing MITLNAEKYKVAMQTITPHRINGKVTQVVGLTVESQGPEAKLGEICMIESPHHKEPIMAEVVGFRDTKVLLMPLGDLSYIGPGCDVVATGRPLSVKVGPEILGSILDGLGRPLSNESLPYGLTNYPTDNTPPNPLTRPRIAEPLSLGVRAIDGLLSMGKGQRVGIFAGSGVGKSTLMSMIARNTTADINVIALVGERGREVRDFIERDLGEEGLKRSVVVVATSDQPAMIRIKGAMIATAIAEYFRDRGLNVMLMMDSVTRFAMAQREIGLAIGEPPATRGYTPSVFAMLPKLLERSGTSDKGSITALYTVLVDSDDMNDPIADAVRGILDGHIVLDRKIAQRGHFPAIDILQSVSRVMSEICSPQHLQAAQELKRHMATYKEAEDLINIGAYKMGTNREIDAAIRHRETIRAFTAQGVNEPSDFNTTLQALTAHFGSVM from the coding sequence ATGATTACATTAAATGCAGAAAAATATAAAGTTGCTATGCAAACAATCACTCCTCACCGCATAAATGGTAAGGTGACGCAGGTAGTGGGACTTACTGTAGAGTCCCAAGGACCTGAGGCTAAATTAGGCGAGATATGTATGATTGAATCGCCTCATCACAAAGAACCAATTATGGCTGAAGTGGTGGGGTTTCGAGATACGAAGGTTCTATTAATGCCACTTGGTGATTTATCGTATATCGGTCCTGGATGTGATGTAGTAGCTACAGGTAGACCTTTATCAGTGAAGGTAGGACCCGAAATTTTAGGAAGTATTCTTGATGGGCTTGGTCGTCCTTTGTCAAATGAATCACTTCCATATGGGCTAACGAACTATCCAACTGATAACACGCCTCCTAATCCATTGACAAGGCCGAGGATAGCAGAACCGCTAAGCCTAGGTGTACGAGCTATAGATGGCCTATTGTCCATGGGAAAAGGCCAGCGTGTAGGTATCTTTGCCGGCTCTGGTGTAGGGAAAAGTACTTTAATGAGCATGATCGCTCGCAATACGACTGCTGACATTAATGTTATTGCTCTTGTCGGAGAACGTGGACGTGAAGTGCGTGATTTTATCGAACGTGATTTGGGCGAAGAAGGATTAAAACGGTCTGTAGTTGTAGTTGCTACATCAGATCAACCAGCAATGATCCGTATTAAAGGTGCGATGATTGCTACTGCGATTGCTGAATATTTTAGAGATCGTGGACTTAACGTGATGTTAATGATGGATTCTGTGACGCGTTTTGCTATGGCCCAACGTGAGATTGGCCTCGCCATTGGTGAGCCACCAGCTACACGTGGATATACCCCGTCTGTGTTTGCTATGTTACCTAAGCTATTGGAACGTTCAGGTACTTCAGATAAAGGTAGTATTACCGCTTTGTATACCGTATTGGTAGACTCTGATGATATGAATGATCCGATAGCTGATGCTGTACGTGGGATATTAGATGGTCATATTGTTTTGGATCGCAAAATTGCTCAACGAGGACATTTTCCGGCGATTGATATTTTGCAAAGTGTAAGTCGGGTAATGAGTGAGATTTGCTCTCCTCAACATTTACAAGCAGCTCAGGAATTAAAACGACACATGGCTACATATAAAGAGGCAGAGGATTTAATTAATATTGGAGCGTACAAGATGGGGACGAATCGAGAAATTGATGCCGCCATTCGCCATAGAGAGACTATCCGAGCATTTACGGCGCAGGGGGTTAACGAACCATCCGATTTTAATACGACTCTACAAGCATTAACCGCTCATTTTGGGAGTGTGATGTAA